The following are from one region of the Sorghum bicolor cultivar BTx623 chromosome 2, Sorghum_bicolor_NCBIv3, whole genome shotgun sequence genome:
- the LOC110433081 gene encoding gamma-tubulin complex component 5 isoform X1, protein MSTIFDRYSVSYSGGSAPASSESAMVLPHRTAELLEADEAQSFVHKLQLSVSKGLPHAVPVPGLRTEEHELVKAVFQVLQGFETSWLYWDSNVPRYREKAGIYVAHLSLTGLRSLLSPFLFTATCLKQVELFVGKVRMRRHEIPTLDAFASSVDSWLKRLREAALKEEEKLFVSDNRTITLLGLTDSLSSLRSGAEHLSQVLHGAVPDGFWDSDAHIASSEVAVHILDHLFKKLNEVCLLEDGEGEPFHMLLVIFTGSLLPYLQCLDSWIYDGILDDPYEEMFFYANNAVTIDQPAFWEMSYMLRVRGSRVDSSTTLTDSESIKKKESSNHESITAGACLKVNNQGCVDILCPVFLKDIARAIVSAGKSFQLVQHVQDVHQIQTHKGTHGSNFYQDTNCSGQQKFWPDMSSLRIHDDHPRNKDALEVSTSQFGNDSREMGLLTLSEIFLICLSGLLENGDHVYEYLRTLHVDRNDNALMENGSKSNLKETEDTCAGKITEKTWVKLLKDATSGRKCDGMEKTINVVMEKTVFAPGCPKDASSNAVEGFFTLSCYENPAVTACREVLLRNPTSWSELNISESFHLPPLDDGNMRRAIFADGHSAGTSTDYKFGFQFNDLEYVRQEDERRTLEDLYAFPTLLPCAKENALLSEILPMQKDSALASRVLKFIQNMSVKDPLQPVGIIQECLSKCIKRQVDHIGNQILSKLMGEWRLMDELLVLRAIYLLGSGDMLQQFLITIFDKLDRGNSWDDDFELNNLLQESIRNSADKMLLTAPDSLVVSLAKHDTHNGEEGPSTSKKGRALGFGIDALDMLNFTYKVSWPLDLIVNTEALKKYNQVMGFLLKVKRAKFVLDETRKWMWKARGRTAHNFKQHLIVAQKLLHFVDAFHQYVMDRVYHSAWTELCDGMASATTLDEVMEVHEAYLSSIQRQCFVASDKLWALIASRVKTILGLALDFHNVEQTLSTGGIASAVRARCEMEIDRIEKQFDECVVFLLRILSFKLNVGHFPHLADLVTRINYNHYFMSDNGSFSAIPSSRPR, encoded by the exons ATGTCCACTATCTTCGATCGTTATTCGGTGTCCTATAGTGGAGGATCGGCCCCTGCCTCAAGTGAATCCGCAATGGTTCTGCCTCATCGAACCGCGGAACTGCTGGAGGCTGATGAAGCCCAAAGCTTTGTGCATAAGCTTCAGCTCAGTGTCTCGAAGGGCCTTCCTCATGCTGTGCCAGTGCCAGGCTTGAGAACAGAAGAACATGAGCTG GTTAAGGCTGTTTTCCAGGTGCTGCAAGGCTTCGAGACGTCCTGGCTCTATTGGGACAGTAATGTGCCTCGGTACCGTGAGAAAGCGGGGATATATGTGGCTCACTTGTCACTGACGGGCCTCAGGTCCTTGTTGAGTCCGTTCCTGTTCACGGCAACATGCTTAAAGCAAGTGGAGCTTTTTGTTGGGAAGGTTAGGATGCGACGTCACGAGATTCCTACGTTGGACGCGTTTGCTAGCTCGGTTGATTCTTGGCTTAAG AGGCTCCGCGAAGCAGCTCTGAAGGAGGAAGAGAAGCTTTTTGTTTCAGACAACAGGACTATAACTCTACTGGGATTAACTGATTCATTGTCAAG TTTACGTTCTGGAGCAGAACATTTGTCTCAAGTTTTGCATGGAGCTGTGCCAGATGGCTTTTGGGATTCTGATGCGCACATAGCATCTAGTGAAGTTGCAGTTCATATTCTCGACCATCTCTTCAAGAAATTAAATGAAGTATGTCTTCTGGAAGATGGCGAG GGTGAGCCATTTCATATGCTGCTAGTGATATTTACTGGAAGCTTGTTACCTTATCTTCAATGTCTAGATTCCTGGATATATGATGGTATCCTTGATGACCCTTATGAAGAG ATGTTCTTTTATGCAAATAATGCGGTTACAATAGATCAGCCGGCATTCTGGGAAATGAGCTATATGCTCAGAGTAAGAGGTTCCAGAGTTGACAGTTCAACCACTTTAACTGATAGTGAATCTATCAAGAAAAAGGAATCAAGCAACCATGAATCTATTACTGCAGGAGCTTGCTTGAAAGTGAACAATCAAGGTTGTGTGGATATATTATGCCCAGTATTCTTGAAGGATATTGCAAGGGCCATTGTATCTGCTGGAAAATCCTTTCAACTTGTCCAACACGTTCAAGACGTACACCAGATTCAAACTCACAAAGGTACACATGGGTCCAATTTCTATCAGGATACTAATTGCAGTGGTCAACAGAAATTCTGGCCAGATATGTCAAGTTTAAGAATCCATGATGATCATCCAAGAAATAAAGATGCTCTTGAAGTATCCACAAGTCAGTTTGGAAATGACTCGCGCGAAATGGGACTCCTAACCTTGTCTGAAATTTTCTTGATATGCCTATCTGGTCTATTAGAAAATGGTGACCATGTTTATGAGTACTTAAGAACACTGCATGTTGATAGAAATGACAATGCTTTGATGGAAAATGGGAGCAAGAGCAACTTGAAAGAAACAGAAGATACATGCGCAGGGAAAATCACTGAGAAGACTTGGGTAAAGCTCCTAAAGGATGCTACATCAGGAAGGAAATGTGATGGTATGGAGAAGACCATAAATGTTGTTATGGAGAAGACAGTCTTTGCCCCTGGTTGCCCAAAAGATGCATCTTCCAATGCCGTAGAAGGGTTTTTCACTTTATCTTGTTATGAAAATCCAGCTGTCACTGCTTGCAGAGAAGTGCTACTGAGGAACCCAACTTCTTGGAGTGAACTGAATATCTCTGAAAGTTTTCATCTCCCTCCACTTGATGATGGGAACATGCGAAGAGCTATATTTGCTGATGGACATTCTGCAGGAACTAGCACTGATTATAAGTTTGGTTTCCAGTTCAATGATTTGGAATATGTCCGccaagaagatgaaagaaggACCTTGGAGGACCTTTATGCATTTCCAACtcttcttccttgtgcaaaa GAAAATGCGCTGCTGTCAGAAATTTTACCTATGCAGAAAGATAGTGCACTAGCATCAAGAGTTTTGAAGTTTATTCAGAATATGAGCGTGAAAGATCCTCTTCAGCCAGTGGGTATCATCCAAGAATGCCTTTCCAAATGCATAAAGAGACAG GTCGATCACATAGGCAATCAAATCCTGTCCAAGCTAATGGGCGAATGGAGATTAATGGATGAACTGCTTGTTTTACGTGCTATTTATTTGCTAGGATCAG GTGACATGCTGCAGCAGTTTCTGATAACAATTTTTGATAAGCTTGATAGAGGGAATTCCTGGGATGATGACTTTGAGTTGAATAATTTGTTGCAG GAATCCATAAGAAACTCAGCTGACAAAATGCTCCTGACAGCACCAGATTCTTTGGTTGTTTCGTTAGCAAAACATGACACACACAATGGTGAGGAAGGTCCATCAACTTCTAAAAAAGGTCGTGCACTTGGTTTTGGCATTGATGCGCTTGACATGCTTAATTTTACATATAAG GTGTCTTGGCCTCTTGATCTAATTGTTAATACAGAGGCACTGAAGAAGTATAATCAG GTAATGGGATTCTTACTGAAGGTCAAACGAGCAAAGTTCGTTTTGGATGAAACCCGAAAGTGGATGTGGAAG GCCAGAGGCAGGACTGCACATAATTTCAAACAACACCTAATAGTGGCGCAGAAGCTCCTCCATTTTGTCGATGCATTTCATCAGTATGTCATGGACCGA GTTTATCATAGTGCATGGACTGAGCTTTGTGATGGCATGGCGTCTGCTACTACACTGGATGAAGTCATGGAAGTTCATGAGGCATATCTCTCTTCTATCCAACGACAATGCTTTGTGGCCTCTGATAAGTTG TGGGCTCTCATTGCCAGTCGAGTTAAGACTATTCTTGGATTGGCATTGGACTTTCACAATGTTGAACAAACTCTCAGTACTGGTGGGATAGCTTCAGCTGTGAGGGCACGATGCGAGATGGAAATCGACAGGATTGAGAAGCAATTTGATGAGTGTGTCGTATTTCTCCTGAGG ATCCTATCTTTCAAGCTCAATGTGGGCCATTTTccccatcttgccgatctagtCACAAGAATCAACTACAATCACTATTTCATGTCCGATAATGGGAGCTTCTCTGCTATTCCTAGTTCCCGGCCACGGTAG
- the LOC110433081 gene encoding gamma-tubulin complex component 5 isoform X2 yields the protein MVLPHRTAELLEADEAQSFVHKLQLSVSKGLPHAVPVPGLRTEEHELVKAVFQVLQGFETSWLYWDSNVPRYREKAGIYVAHLSLTGLRSLLSPFLFTATCLKQVELFVGKVRMRRHEIPTLDAFASSVDSWLKRLREAALKEEEKLFVSDNRTITLLGLTDSLSSLRSGAEHLSQVLHGAVPDGFWDSDAHIASSEVAVHILDHLFKKLNEVCLLEDGEGEPFHMLLVIFTGSLLPYLQCLDSWIYDGILDDPYEEMFFYANNAVTIDQPAFWEMSYMLRVRGSRVDSSTTLTDSESIKKKESSNHESITAGACLKVNNQGCVDILCPVFLKDIARAIVSAGKSFQLVQHVQDVHQIQTHKGTHGSNFYQDTNCSGQQKFWPDMSSLRIHDDHPRNKDALEVSTSQFGNDSREMGLLTLSEIFLICLSGLLENGDHVYEYLRTLHVDRNDNALMENGSKSNLKETEDTCAGKITEKTWVKLLKDATSGRKCDGMEKTINVVMEKTVFAPGCPKDASSNAVEGFFTLSCYENPAVTACREVLLRNPTSWSELNISESFHLPPLDDGNMRRAIFADGHSAGTSTDYKFGFQFNDLEYVRQEDERRTLEDLYAFPTLLPCAKENALLSEILPMQKDSALASRVLKFIQNMSVKDPLQPVGIIQECLSKCIKRQVDHIGNQILSKLMGEWRLMDELLVLRAIYLLGSGDMLQQFLITIFDKLDRGNSWDDDFELNNLLQESIRNSADKMLLTAPDSLVVSLAKHDTHNGEEGPSTSKKGRALGFGIDALDMLNFTYKVSWPLDLIVNTEALKKYNQVMGFLLKVKRAKFVLDETRKWMWKARGRTAHNFKQHLIVAQKLLHFVDAFHQYVMDRVYHSAWTELCDGMASATTLDEVMEVHEAYLSSIQRQCFVASDKLWALIASRVKTILGLALDFHNVEQTLSTGGIASAVRARCEMEIDRIEKQFDECVVFLLRILSFKLNVGHFPHLADLVTRINYNHYFMSDNGSFSAIPSSRPR from the exons ATGGTTCTGCCTCATCGAACCGCGGAACTGCTGGAGGCTGATGAAGCCCAAAGCTTTGTGCATAAGCTTCAGCTCAGTGTCTCGAAGGGCCTTCCTCATGCTGTGCCAGTGCCAGGCTTGAGAACAGAAGAACATGAGCTG GTTAAGGCTGTTTTCCAGGTGCTGCAAGGCTTCGAGACGTCCTGGCTCTATTGGGACAGTAATGTGCCTCGGTACCGTGAGAAAGCGGGGATATATGTGGCTCACTTGTCACTGACGGGCCTCAGGTCCTTGTTGAGTCCGTTCCTGTTCACGGCAACATGCTTAAAGCAAGTGGAGCTTTTTGTTGGGAAGGTTAGGATGCGACGTCACGAGATTCCTACGTTGGACGCGTTTGCTAGCTCGGTTGATTCTTGGCTTAAG AGGCTCCGCGAAGCAGCTCTGAAGGAGGAAGAGAAGCTTTTTGTTTCAGACAACAGGACTATAACTCTACTGGGATTAACTGATTCATTGTCAAG TTTACGTTCTGGAGCAGAACATTTGTCTCAAGTTTTGCATGGAGCTGTGCCAGATGGCTTTTGGGATTCTGATGCGCACATAGCATCTAGTGAAGTTGCAGTTCATATTCTCGACCATCTCTTCAAGAAATTAAATGAAGTATGTCTTCTGGAAGATGGCGAG GGTGAGCCATTTCATATGCTGCTAGTGATATTTACTGGAAGCTTGTTACCTTATCTTCAATGTCTAGATTCCTGGATATATGATGGTATCCTTGATGACCCTTATGAAGAG ATGTTCTTTTATGCAAATAATGCGGTTACAATAGATCAGCCGGCATTCTGGGAAATGAGCTATATGCTCAGAGTAAGAGGTTCCAGAGTTGACAGTTCAACCACTTTAACTGATAGTGAATCTATCAAGAAAAAGGAATCAAGCAACCATGAATCTATTACTGCAGGAGCTTGCTTGAAAGTGAACAATCAAGGTTGTGTGGATATATTATGCCCAGTATTCTTGAAGGATATTGCAAGGGCCATTGTATCTGCTGGAAAATCCTTTCAACTTGTCCAACACGTTCAAGACGTACACCAGATTCAAACTCACAAAGGTACACATGGGTCCAATTTCTATCAGGATACTAATTGCAGTGGTCAACAGAAATTCTGGCCAGATATGTCAAGTTTAAGAATCCATGATGATCATCCAAGAAATAAAGATGCTCTTGAAGTATCCACAAGTCAGTTTGGAAATGACTCGCGCGAAATGGGACTCCTAACCTTGTCTGAAATTTTCTTGATATGCCTATCTGGTCTATTAGAAAATGGTGACCATGTTTATGAGTACTTAAGAACACTGCATGTTGATAGAAATGACAATGCTTTGATGGAAAATGGGAGCAAGAGCAACTTGAAAGAAACAGAAGATACATGCGCAGGGAAAATCACTGAGAAGACTTGGGTAAAGCTCCTAAAGGATGCTACATCAGGAAGGAAATGTGATGGTATGGAGAAGACCATAAATGTTGTTATGGAGAAGACAGTCTTTGCCCCTGGTTGCCCAAAAGATGCATCTTCCAATGCCGTAGAAGGGTTTTTCACTTTATCTTGTTATGAAAATCCAGCTGTCACTGCTTGCAGAGAAGTGCTACTGAGGAACCCAACTTCTTGGAGTGAACTGAATATCTCTGAAAGTTTTCATCTCCCTCCACTTGATGATGGGAACATGCGAAGAGCTATATTTGCTGATGGACATTCTGCAGGAACTAGCACTGATTATAAGTTTGGTTTCCAGTTCAATGATTTGGAATATGTCCGccaagaagatgaaagaaggACCTTGGAGGACCTTTATGCATTTCCAACtcttcttccttgtgcaaaa GAAAATGCGCTGCTGTCAGAAATTTTACCTATGCAGAAAGATAGTGCACTAGCATCAAGAGTTTTGAAGTTTATTCAGAATATGAGCGTGAAAGATCCTCTTCAGCCAGTGGGTATCATCCAAGAATGCCTTTCCAAATGCATAAAGAGACAG GTCGATCACATAGGCAATCAAATCCTGTCCAAGCTAATGGGCGAATGGAGATTAATGGATGAACTGCTTGTTTTACGTGCTATTTATTTGCTAGGATCAG GTGACATGCTGCAGCAGTTTCTGATAACAATTTTTGATAAGCTTGATAGAGGGAATTCCTGGGATGATGACTTTGAGTTGAATAATTTGTTGCAG GAATCCATAAGAAACTCAGCTGACAAAATGCTCCTGACAGCACCAGATTCTTTGGTTGTTTCGTTAGCAAAACATGACACACACAATGGTGAGGAAGGTCCATCAACTTCTAAAAAAGGTCGTGCACTTGGTTTTGGCATTGATGCGCTTGACATGCTTAATTTTACATATAAG GTGTCTTGGCCTCTTGATCTAATTGTTAATACAGAGGCACTGAAGAAGTATAATCAG GTAATGGGATTCTTACTGAAGGTCAAACGAGCAAAGTTCGTTTTGGATGAAACCCGAAAGTGGATGTGGAAG GCCAGAGGCAGGACTGCACATAATTTCAAACAACACCTAATAGTGGCGCAGAAGCTCCTCCATTTTGTCGATGCATTTCATCAGTATGTCATGGACCGA GTTTATCATAGTGCATGGACTGAGCTTTGTGATGGCATGGCGTCTGCTACTACACTGGATGAAGTCATGGAAGTTCATGAGGCATATCTCTCTTCTATCCAACGACAATGCTTTGTGGCCTCTGATAAGTTG TGGGCTCTCATTGCCAGTCGAGTTAAGACTATTCTTGGATTGGCATTGGACTTTCACAATGTTGAACAAACTCTCAGTACTGGTGGGATAGCTTCAGCTGTGAGGGCACGATGCGAGATGGAAATCGACAGGATTGAGAAGCAATTTGATGAGTGTGTCGTATTTCTCCTGAGG ATCCTATCTTTCAAGCTCAATGTGGGCCATTTTccccatcttgccgatctagtCACAAGAATCAACTACAATCACTATTTCATGTCCGATAATGGGAGCTTCTCTGCTATTCCTAGTTCCCGGCCACGGTAG
- the LOC110433082 gene encoding signal recognition particle subunit SRP68 has product MSKPADQQPSDMQVDSSSAVEEKPAIRFSINVLELMREAQMQHGLRQSDYTRYRRYCSARLRRLYKSLKFLHGRGKYTRRNITESTVTDVRFLHVVFYMAERAWSHAMEKKTAGTNAQQRIYMLGRFRKAVKWASLFSQLCSVKGDSRTSLEAEAYASYMKGALFFEQDKNIDAAMINFKNTRAIYEELGKYGSIENQLLCRQRIDEVEPMIDFCSHKLGGSYLQAHELLDTANDLLKAKMEAVLAETRSQQAASMTEFNWLGRTFPITNAKTRVSILKAQQLERDLSATESVAADKKLAIFDKIFSAYHDARSCIRNDLASAGNAEDIRDDLNGLDKAVSAVLGLRTIERNQLLVSIAKSKFTKHRDEKNERITKPEELVRLYDLLIQNATDLTDLVSSGRNKNEEENSFIHEYELKGLAFRAERCFFLAKSYSSAGKRAEAYALFCHAHTLTDSALQQLANSHDKALIQDLKSLSDNCRSNSCIEHATGIMEEEIVPLKLSKGVSTMSLADGKAKENKYLLDMLESYESAIGEPNTKAPCRIAQFPPPFQAVPCNPIVLDMAYNAVEFPSLENRMKKEKKGLLSRFWG; this is encoded by the exons ATGTCGAAGCCCGCGGACCAGCAGCCATCGGACATGCAGGTCGACTCCTCCTCCGCCGTCGAGGAAAAGCCGGCCATCAGATTCTCCATCAACG TGCTTGAGCTCATGAGGGAGGCGCAGATGCAGCATGGTCTCCGCCAGAGCGACTACACGCGGTACCG GCGATACTGTTCTGCACGACTCAGAAGGCTGTACAAGTCTCTCAAGTTTTTGCATGGCCGAGGTAAATACACCAGAAGGAATATAACCGAGTCAACAGTCACGGATGTGAG GTTTCTCCATGTAGTATTTTACATGGCTGAGCGAGCATGGAGCCATGCCATGGAGAAGAAAACTGCTGGTACAAACGCACAACAGCGTATCTACATGTTGGGTCGATTTAGGAAAGCGGTTAAATGGGCATCACTTTTTTCGCAATTATGTTCTGTAAAAGGAGATTCCAGGACATCTCTAGAAGCTGAG GCATATGCTTCATATATGAAAGGTGCTTTGTTTTTTGAGCAAGACAAGAATATAGATGCCGCAATGATAAATTTCAAGAATACGAG GGCTATATATGAGGAGCTTGGGAAGTATGGCAGCATAGAAAATCAACTTCTATGCCGTCAGCGCATCGACGAAGTGGAGCCTATGATTGATTTCTGTTCACACAAACTAGGTGGATCATATTTACAAGCACATGAACTCTTGGATACTGCTAATGATCTTCTCAAGGCGAAGATGGAG GCTGTATTAGCTGAGACAAGGTCACAGCAGGCAGCTTCCATGACCGAGTTTAATTGGCTTGGTCGCACATTTCCTATTACAAATGCAAAGACCCGTGTCTCCATTTTGAAAG CTCAGCAGCTTGAGAGAGACTTGAGTGCCACAGAATCAGTTGCTGCTGACAAAAAGCTTGCCATATTTGATAAAATATTTTCTGCATACCATGATGCTCGGAGCTGCATCCGCAATGACCTG GCTTCTGCTGGCAATGCTGAGGATATAAGAGATGACCTGAATGGTCTTGACAAGGCTGTTAGTGCTGTTCTAGGATTGAGGACTATAGAACGTAATCAGTTACTTGTTAGCATTGCTAAAAGTAAATTCACAAAGCATCGAGATGAGAAAAATGAGCGAATCACAAAGCCAGAAGAGCTTGTTCGACTATATGATCTGCTTATTCAG AATGCAACAGACTTGACAGATTTAGTTAGCTCTGGAAGAAACAAAAATGAAGAAGAGAACTCTTTTATTCATGAGTATGAGCTGAAAGGCTTGGCTTTCCGAGCTGAGAG ATGTTTCTTTTTGGCAAAGTCATATAGTTCAGCAGGCAAAAGAGCTGAAGCATATGCATTATTCTGCCATGCCCATACTCTCACTGATTCTGCACTGCAACAGCTTGCAAACAGTCATGACAAG GCTTTAATACAAGATCTGAAGTCTCTATCTGACAATTGTAGATCAAATAGCTGCATAGAACATGCAACAGGCATTATGGAGGAGGAGATTGTTCCTTTAAAACTTTCTAAAGGAGTCTCAACTATGTCACTTGCTGATGGTAAAGCAAAG GAGAACAAGTATCTTCTTGATATGCTAGAGAGCTATGAGTCAGCGATTGGTGagccaaacaccaaagctccATGTCGCATTGCTCAATTCCCACCTCCCTTCCAGGCAGTTCCATGCAATCCTATTGTTCTTGATATGGCTTACAACGCAGTTGAGTTCCCAAGCCTTGAGAACCGtatgaaaaaagaaaagaagggtCTTCTGAGCAGGTTCTGGGGGTGA